A single Eubalaena glacialis isolate mEubGla1 chromosome 18, mEubGla1.1.hap2.+ XY, whole genome shotgun sequence DNA region contains:
- the CLEC11A gene encoding C-type lectin domain family 11 member A — protein sequence MQAAWLLGALVVPQLLGFSHGAWGAEREWEGAWGGSQEEEREREALMLKHLQEALGLPARSADENPEGNPEGKGAWATEKDGQREEGEEEPTTTPYFSPSPSPTSEDTFTYILGRLAGLDAGLHQVHVRLHALDTRVAELSRGLRQLREVAGDNRDTLQALKEAQSRSEREHGRLEGCLKGVRLGHKCFLLSRDFEAQAAAQARCVARGGSLAQPADRQQMEVLTRYLRAALAPYNWPVWLGVHDRRAEGLYLFENGQRVSFFAWHRAPSPEPGAGPSAAPHPLSPNQPNGGTLENCVAQASDDGSWWDHDCERRLYYVCEFPF from the exons atgcaggcagcctggctccttgGGGCTCTGGTGGTACcccagctcctgggcttcagtcATGGAGCTTGGGGAGCCgagagggagtgggagggggcgTGGGGTGGCTCCCAGGAGGAGGAGCGGGAGAGGGAGGCCCTGATGCTGAAG CATTTACAGGAAGCCCTGGGACTGCCTGCTAGGAGTGCGGACGAAAATCCCGAGGGAAACCCTGAAGGCAAAGGGGCCTGGGCGACTGAGAAGGACGGTCAGCGGGAGGAAGGCGAGGAGGAACCAACCACAACTCCCTACTtcagccccagcccctctcccacctctgaagACACCTTCACTTATATCC TGGGTCGCCTGGCCGGCCTGGACGCAGGCCTGCACCAGGTGCACGTCCGTCTGCACGCGTTGGACACCCGCGTGGCCGAGCTGAGCCGGGGGCTGCGGCAGCTGCGGGAGGTGGCGGGTGACAACCGCGACACCTTGCAAGCCCTGAAGGAGGCGCAGAGCCGCTCCGAACGCGAGCATGGCCGCTTAGAGG GCTGCCTGAAGGGGGTGCGCCTTGGCCACAAGTGCTTCCTGCTCTCGCGCGACTTCGAGGCTCAGGCAGCGGCGCAGGCGCGGTGCGTGGCGCGGGGCGGAAGCCTGGCGCAGCCGGCGGATCGTCAGCAGATGGAAGTGCTCACTCGCTATCTGCGCGCGGCGCTTGCCCCCTACAACTGGCCCGTGTGGCTGGGTGTGCACGACCGGCGCGCCGAGGGCCTCTACCTCTTCGAGAACGGCCAGCGCGTGTCCTTCTTCGCCTGGCACCGCGCCCCCAGCCCCGAGCCCGGCGCCGGGCCCAGCGCCGCGCCGCACCCGCTCAGCCCCAACCAGCCTAACGGCGGCACGCTCGAGAACTGCGTGGCGCAGGCCTCGGACGACGGCTCCTGGTGGGACCACGACTGCGAGCGGCGCCTCTACTATGTCTGCGAGTTCCCCTTTTAA